CTCTGCAATATACTTGACACTTTCAATGGCATCTCTTATTTCTGGTGACAAAACTGAAAGTGAAAGTAGAGCATCTACTGATTCATAGCTTGAACTCCTTGTAAGATTGCCACTGAAGTCAGAAAACTTTATTCGTTGATACCGACAACAACTGCATGCTGTATCTTGACATATGAAGCCTTCTTTGCAGCATTTGGTTTCAGAGCTGCTGAAGCAATTTAAGTCTGAGAGCTCAACACTGTAAAGTGGCTTTAGCTTCTGAGTAGTCTCTTCATCACTGGCAGGTCTGGTCATAAACATGATCTTGGGAAGTAAGTTCAAGAAAATGGTCTTCACCCACTCAGGCATTGTGTGTGTTTTGGGTGTTCTATAGTGCACATTGAGTACAAACACAGTAATGACAATGGAAAGAGTTACAAATATCATAGTGAAGAGGAGATATTCTCCAATTAGTGGGATCACCAAAGAGGTAGAAGGGATGGTCTCTGTGATCACTAAGAGAAACACAGTTAAGGACAAAAGGACTGATATGCAGAGTGTAACTTTCTCACCACAGTCTGAAGGCAAGTAGAACACCAAAACTGTTAAGAAAGAAATCAGTAGACAAGGGATAATCATATTGATGGTATAAAATAAAGGCAGGCGCCTAATATAAAGCGAATAGGTGATATCTGGATATATCTCTTCACAACAGTTGTACTTGATGTCATGTTTATATCCAGGCGCTTTAATAATAGCCCATTCTCCACTCTCCCAATAGTCTTTGAGGTTCATTGTAGAGCCAATTAAAACTAAGTCAATTTTAGCTTTATCGTAAGACCAGGAACCAAACTTCATGGTGCAGTTTTGGTAGTCAAAGGGAAAGTAGGTTACATCTATTTTacatgaacttttaaaaatagctGGAGGTATCCAGGTCACTTCTCCTGTGTATTTCAATAAGGCCTTTGTCTTGTCATCAACTTGGAAATCCCCAACTGCACTGCAAAAATAAACCCAGGGGAAAATAAAAAGTCAGGCAGTTCAACTAATCTGATTACTTTCATATAAGAAGTTAAGAACATAGATATACATATATACAGTGACTCTGGATTCAAGCAGCATAAGTCAGCAAATGCACACTTCAGTGTTCCTGCAGTAATGTTAACTGCTGAATTATATGTGTGGGACTAGATCCATGGTTGGTGTCAATAAGCATAGTTCCATTGACATTTGTGGACATGAGCTGCTGAAGATCGAGATGGTAATTACTCCTATAACATGGCTGAATGGAATCCATGCCCACAAGGCCAGATTAGGAAGGGCTTTTTAGGAGCTGCATCCCAGAGCCCCAGAATaaggggggggggcctgtgaAAAGATCTCTGGGCTTGCAAAAATGCAGATTTTTGCACAGGCCCTCTtagcccaggactcctggctgccaTTAAAATCCCTGCATTCCAGCCCtaactgggggggcagggagcagctgctccataTGCTGCCATCCTGTCCCTGCTGGTCTGGAGCTGTCAGTGCCAGAAAGCTCTATCTGtgcacttcccttgcctgcagactctgtccctgcagctcccatgggcagggaattgtggccaatgggagctgaagggagTGGTGTCTGCTGATGAGTgcagggcagcatgcagagctcccTATCCCCTCCCTGAGCTTATGCCATCAAAGGGGAACTGcccccttgccccagccctgagcctcctccctctccctaacTCCTGCCCAAACCTTGTATTTCTTGTCCTGAACCACCTCCAGCATATtaactcctgcccagagcctccatCCCTACCTCCTGCCATGAGTCCTTTCCCACACCTAACTCTCCCACAccctcctgtcctgagctcccTCCTACACActtactccctcccagaccctgcacttcaaccccctgcccaagccctgagccccttcccacacattATCGCCCTGAGACCTCTCCTACACCCACCCCCTCCCTtaacccacagccctctcctccactctgagaacctcatttttggcctcatcTCAGAAGCCAGGAGGCTCACAAAATCTAATATCCCGAGGCCCCCAAAAGATTTCGTATGACCCTGCCTATCTGAAGCAGCAAACAAGAACTCTTGTGTCAAAACAAAGTGATGAACAAATTGATCTTCCTCACTGTGGTCCCCTCTCtttcctctccagccccacagtagCCTGAAGCATTACTTCTTTGTGCAAGCAGCAATTCAATGCTTCTGCTGCACCTTGTCATTGCAGATACATGGAACAGAGCAGGACCATTGCCCAACCTGGTCACAATCACATAACGTCCTTGGGGCAATTGCAGCTGTTGCTTACATGGAAAAGTAAGATGGGATTTCATTTGTAGCTATTTATGTAATTAGCAAAATGCAGAAGTGAAAGAGCCAGCACCACATGACCAGCCAGCTCTtcatggggtggggaaccttaagtgtgagggctggatgcagcccttgACTTGCCAGGATCTGGTCCCCAAGGCTCAGCAGCTGCCtaccagcattgggaagcctgtgctggtgcttcagcccccctgctATGTCCCTGGGGGGGTGGAACTCACAACATCTACTAAGAAGGGCTTtgttgtgtgaggggaatgtggggaggggttTTCTCTTCAATTGGGAgcatagtgaggtttttttttttctatttctcatttgtgtgtggcccccgactgatttttctgtgggtcagtggcccccaacccaaaaaaggttcccatccTGATCTACCAGCATGTGCTCTGCAAACCACAGCTTGGGACCTCCTGTATTGGAGAGTATTCCAAGCAAGTTTCACAGTTTCCTTAAATAGTGTATATCATCTCAGTAGCATTTTTGGTTTCCTATTAACTTGTTGGAAGCAAAAGTTCTAGGAAATTACCGTGCCTGGGGCTTTTAAAGAGTTATATTTAATGCTGTGTTTATGTCAAACAAGTAGCAATTTTTACTGCAAGAATATTTGGATCTAGTGGTCCTGTCAATTAAAGGTCTGAATAACTGAAGAATTTCTCATCTGTAAATGAGAGGAAAGTTATGTAGCAGAATTATGTGCTTCTTCTTACTGCCATCCTTGTACAGAGTGCAGAAAACATTTATAGaaagagtggggagaggaaggagcttaGGGATGCAGAGTCTGATATTTCCTATTTGTCTTCTCTTATTAAAGATAATTGTTAATACTGATTAGCTCAATAGACCACAGAAGTGTTGCTCTTCAAAAGAAGCAGTGATTGGGAAGAGTTCTGCTACCAGAGAAGTAACAGTTTGCAAGACATACCTGTAATAATTGTGTGTTAGGACCTGGGTTTGCTTAAAATCTTAGGTCTTTTGTAGTAGTCATGTGAATGCTCAATCTTTTAAAAACAGAGTAAGAGTAAACAAACTTGATGTAGCATATTCTTACTTGTTATATAAGACAATGTCTGGCTTCCAGATACTGTCGGATGGAACACGAATAAACTCTGCACCTCCATATTCCTCTGGATTCCACTTAAGTTTGTAATCATTCCAGATCTAAACACAGAAGAAACCAAACTACATTAGGATTACAAAAATCAGAAATTGTGGACTATTTAACCCATCCTTTCCATTAAAACAAAGTGCTGTAATGTCACTTTTATAACAttggtgtttgttttttcagaagctcTGACTAGATGTATTACCTTTTAAGAACATGTTATTTGTCTTAGGCTAATTTGGGAACCTGTTGTGCCAGGTGCCTTACATGCACAGGAGAGAGCTCCTACCCCAAAGACCATGCATTTTAAATAGACAAGCTGCAGAAAGGGTGACATGGCAAACAGACTCAATTAGGTGAAGTGAATTGTTGCAGAGCTAAGAATACATCTCAGGTCTCCTGatgcccagcccagagccttttacactagaccaggctgcctcctcttcctcttagTTCCCAATTACATTAGAATGTGATCTATTTTCATGCTACGATTTACACTTATATAGGGAAGCAATCTTACAATATCTCTCAAGCAACCAGAGAAATTTCTGAGTTTTCTAATCTAGCTCCCTGCCAGATCCCTCCAGCTCAGGTAGCACAAGAGGGTAGGGCTTGGTTAATGCTTGAATAAGAGATCTCAAAAGAATGTCCAAAATAATATAAGAAACAGTGATGATAATTCAGTAGATAACACTGATCCCCCTGAGATACAATTTGGGtgaagtatcttttattggagcaactACCATTGATGAGAAAAAAGCTTGAAAGATTATTTACAAAAgcctcttcttcaggtctggaaaactAAGGCTATGAATACACTGAACTTTTGTCAGTAAAACATTtgtcaatcagggtatgtctacactgcagcgtttttctgaaataacaggcGTTATTCCataaaaacaatacttgcatccacactgcaattgcattcttttgacaaaatgtcgaaagaatggaggggtttttccaatgatagtaaacctttttctacaaggaagaacgccttttccgaaaaagatttttcagaaaaaggcgtgtgtggatgctgAAGAGGgaattctgttgaaaaaaagaggcctccaggaaataacacaggtgctgtgctggccactccatccaaactcatcacaactctatagttcctatctcctgccagctcttaaagccacAGGCACCTAGGACAAGGCTTGTGGCACGATGCCCGCCCTGGGAGCTGCACTTTACCACGCAGCTCACACTGCCAAGCTTCTTCTGAGACAAGGCTCAGCCTCAAGGCCCCCGAGAGCCCATTGGCCCTCAAAGGGCACATGCCCAGGGCTCCCAAAGACCCtggcaggggcaccaaaaggcgtGCACCGTCATGGTCTGGGATGAAGATCCTGGCCCTGGAAGTGTGAGGTGAGgaggagaccctccaggatctccactccagaagGTGCAACACCGatatctatggctggatggccaaggCCCTGGCTGTGAAGGGCCACAATCCCAGGCACCTCAAGCAGATGCAgagcaaagtaaaagagctgcagcagggctacaCCAGGACCAGGAAACACAGCACTCATTCTGGGGCAgaacccctctcctgcccctattTCAATAAGCttcactgcatcctggggggtggttcagccccttcctcaccccattTTTTCGACTCGGGGTTGGAGATGCCCATCATCACCCAGGCAGgggtcccagaggaggagaaggaggaggccgagccggaggagaaggaagaaactGCCAGCATCGTCACCCTAACCATGGGGCCGGTATCCtagggcctggatgtctcccaggcatcatttgaggctggggagggatcttcaggtgagtgctcttagtttttcctacgcacagggaggggcaggcaggcgctgaggggctggggtgcaatcATCACTCGGCCTTCCCAGCTTGGCCCTCAAGTTGCAGTCTGTGTACGTGGATGCATGTGGAGTGCCAGTCTGCACCACACAGCCCCACAAGGCATCCCCGGAGCCCCCCggactcctgctcacaggctcttgAAAGGCCATACACACATCTAACCCCCGGGGGGTTGCCCTGCCACCACCAGCCACTGTTGAGGACAAGGGTGCATGCCTGCTCACACACAGAGGAGTGCCGCacatggcacacaggcatgtTTGCCAACTCAAGGTACCACCTGCTCCCCGGGACAGTGCTGTGAGGCACAGATGTGTGTGCAGCCCCTCGGCCACACTAGAATCccagtgtggccagacacttcccttgcctgcttgtccatgggacaAGGGGGAGCGGGAAGTATGGTCCCCTAGGCATCTCTGGGCCCCTGTAAGGCAGGGCCCACAGTCCAGGCCACacacggctttgctcctgggatCTCCCCatcctctggcccgaggactgtAGCTCGCAGCTCAGGGATAGTATCTCCATGGATGattgaccacctctccctctttattctccacagccagcccagctGTGACTGAGGGGCAATCACCAGCAGATAAGCCAGCTGACTGACCCCGAGGAAGCCACAGGATCCAGAGGGTCCAGGTGGACCTTATGAGGGAGCATGTGGCCATCCTCTGGGACATGCAGCAAACCCTAGCTGATGATGATGCACAATGGTGGACTGAGCTGGTGCAACAGGACCTCAACATGTGTGCCACCACTtgggagcagaatttgacctGTTGACCTACTCCTTTCCCCAACACCGTGCCATACCtgtgtgcagctgctcaaaggcccttccctcctggccagcctctgcccctcaccctggtAGGAGggcctccctctttctctccacAATGTCGTGGACAACACAACAGGCTGAGatcacctcggggatgttgtgctccccatCATCTAGGTGGGTCAAGAGGCACCCGAACCTTGCCTTCAAAAATCTAAAGGCATGTTTGACCTGGATGTAGGCCCTGCCCAGGTGGGCATTGAAATAATCCCTGCTcaggtccaggtggccagtgcaGGGCTTCATGAGGCACaacatgagggggtaggccacatcccccatgacaCGGTGGCATCTGAATGCCACGATGTTGTGCTGGGAGAAGAATGTGCCTCCCTCCAGAtggtggtagaggctggaattcctgaaaatgtgggCGTTGTGcgccctgcccgaccacctgaCTAAAGTGTCAGTAAACTGTctacggtggtcaaccagggcctgcagcaccatcgaaaaATAGCCTTTGCAGTTAATGTTCTGGGCAGCTCCATGTTCTGGTGCTCGGATGGggatatgggttccatctatggctcccccacagttgggaaaGCCCAGGGCAGAAAATCCAGCCACGACAGGGTCCAGGTCTCACAGGCAGATGACTCTGAGCAGCAAGACGGAATTCATGGCCCTCACTaactgcagaaggagacaaagaaacacataaaacagagaatcagagggggtgcctgagcccttgggaggtccctgcccctccccgccaacCACACCAGGGCCCACCCTCTGCAGTTCTGAGTGAGGGCGGGACTGCAGAACACCCCCGGGATGGGGCTtccgcccattcccagcccactcccacccccaattCCCACTTTCCCTAAGGTGCCCCTTTCCAGTACTtccccccctcacctgccctccAGGGACTTCAGCCCAAGTgcaccttacctccatgaggggggccccgacagtggactttcccacaccaaactggttgcccacagactGGTAACTGTCTGGGGTAGTGAGCTGCCACATGGCAATGGCAACCCGCTTTTCCAGGTGGGTGGCAGGtctcatctgggtgtcccatcGATGGatggcaggggcaagccaggcaaaCGGCTTTATGAAAGTAGCCTTCCTCTTgcagaagttttgcagccactgctggtcatcccaccgctccataatCAGTAGGTCCCACAAGTTGGAACTGGTGTTCAGCCTCCAGAAGCATCTCTCCACTGTtgggtgcagttgcaagggccttgctcctgcaCACCGGCAGAGGTTCTCgctgatgtgctcagtgtggagttcctgcagggccaggaaggcagcctgcacaaagtgctgcagaaactgcagcatggctccatggcaaggagcgtgctgtggcatccaaaagctgggcaaccagagcatacactgcaaatgctttgctgtccttcagagaggtaggcaagcaagcagcagaaatTGAGAAACAGGGCTGTCAGGGGGGTTCTCTTTAAGCATGAGTTTCAggtagccttaggcaacagcacccagaagcaactgttgacctgatgccctgcctgaactggttctgggtggccttaaatgtgagatagtgtccaatcagtgtggacgctatctttcgaaatagcaaatcACTATTTTGTCGTGCTTTTTGCATCTGGAGACttctttgaaataagcttattctggaaaagcttattctgaaagaagcttgcagtgtagacatagccttaaccAGTACAGTTTCTACAGTTGCCCAAGGAGTAGCAGTACTGCATTCTTTAATTCAGAGCACTTAAAAACACAAAGGACGGGCAGAGATTATTTTTAGTAGTCTCCTATATTAGGTGGTTGTAGGTGTTAACCTTGCATAATAATATTGTGCTGGGAATTCTGTTCCTAGGACTACCTCCGATCTGCTATGTGATCTTGTGCAGGTCATGCATATGCTCAGGCAGAATCTGAATCTAACTTTCATTGAAGTAAATATCTTCAAAGCCCAGGGGACTGAAAGTGTGCCTATTCCTTCATGGGAGAGGTCTTTGGCTTTGGGTCCATATTGACCTCTAACAGGCATGTGTCCACAACCCAAAACAATAACTTGCGGCTCAGTTCAACAAAAGCTCTATTGAGAATAATTCCAAGCTAGACGTGCAGAGGCATCACAGAACTGAAAAACACTATGCAGGGGGAAACTTTCACAGTGTCTGCAGCATCACTGACTCTAGTGTCAGCCGTACACAGTTTCATAGGCCTCCTGTGTT
Above is a genomic segment from Pelodiscus sinensis isolate JC-2024 chromosome 14, ASM4963464v1, whole genome shotgun sequence containing:
- the CHRNA3 gene encoding neuronal acetylcholine receptor subunit alpha-3, with product MWNTCTLFLAAVVSFFLKDCSCSEAEHRLFASLFANYSQFIRPVENVSDPAIIQFEVSMSQLVKVDEVNQIMETNLWLKHIWNDYKLKWNPEEYGGAEFIRVPSDSIWKPDIVLYNNAVGDFQVDDKTKALLKYTGEVTWIPPAIFKSSCKIDVTYFPFDYQNCTMKFGSWSYDKAKIDLVLIGSTMNLKDYWESGEWAIIKAPGYKHDIKYNCCEEIYPDITYSLYIRRLPLFYTINMIIPCLLISFLTVLVFYLPSDCGEKVTLCISVLLSLTVFLLVITETIPSTSLVIPLIGEYLLFTMIFVTLSIVITVFVLNVHYRTPKTHTMPEWVKTIFLNLLPKIMFMTRPASDEETTQKLKPLYSVELSDLNCFSSSETKCCKEGFICQDTACSCCRYQRIKFSDFSGNLTRSSSYESVDALLSLSVLSPEIRDAIESVKYIAENMKMQNEAKEIQDDWKYVAMVIDRIFLWVFILVCILGTAGLFLQPLMTRDEI